A window of the Hordeum vulgare subsp. vulgare chromosome 5H, MorexV3_pseudomolecules_assembly, whole genome shotgun sequence genome harbors these coding sequences:
- the LOC123395257 gene encoding boron transporter 1-like produces the protein MEESFVPLRGIKNDLRGRLTCYKQDWTGGFSAGIRILAPTTYIFFASAIPVISFGEQLERSTDGVLTAVQTLASTALCGIIHSVVGGQPLLILGVAEPTVIMYTFMFSFAKDRADLGPNLFLAWAGWVCVWTAVLLFLLAVLGACSIINRFTRIAGELFGLLIAMLFMQQAIKGLVDEFRIPERENIKALQFVPSWRFANGMFAIVLSFGLLLTALRSRKARSWRYGAGWLRGFIADYGVPLMVLVWTGVSYIPHDSVPKGIPRRLFSPNPWSPGAYDNWTVIQDMPNVPLMYIIGAFMPATMIAVLYYFDHSVASQLAQQAEFNLRKPPSFHYDLLLLGFLTLLCGLIGIPPSNGVIPQSPMHTKSLATLKHQILRNRLVATARQSMRQNASLSQLYNSMQDAYHQIQTPLIHQQQSVKGLNELKDSTVQLASSMGNFDAPVDETIFDIEKEIDDLLPMEVKEQRLSNFLQAVMVGGCIAAMPLLKKIPTAVLWGYFAFMAIESLPGNQFWERILLLFTAPSRRYKVLEEYHTTFVETVPFKTIAMFTLFQTTYLLVCFGITWIPIAGVLFPLMIMLLVPVRQYILPKLFKGAHLNDLDAAEYEESPAIPFNLAAQDIDVALGHTQSAEILDDMVTRSRGEIKRLNSPKITSSGGTPVTELKGIRSPCISEKAYSPRITELRHERSPLGGRDSPRTGEARPSKLGEGSTPK, from the exons ATGGAGGAGAGCTTCGTGCCCCTCCGAGGCATCAAGAACGACCTCCGTGGGCGGCTCACCTGCTACAAGCAGGACTGGACCGGAGGCTTCAGTGCCGGTATAAG GATCCTAGCGCCAACCACCTACATATTCTTCGCGTCCGCGATACCCGTGATATCGTTCGGGGAGCAATTGGAGAGGAGCACCG ATGGAGTGCTCACAGCAGTGCAGACACTGGCATCCACCGCCCTGTGCGGCATAATCCACTCCGTTGTAGGAGGGCAGCCCCTGCTGATCCTCGGCGTTGCCGAGCCGACGGTGATCATGTACACATTCATGTTCAGCTTTGCCAAGGACAGGGCCGACCTCGGTCCCAACCTCTTCCTCGCCTGGGCCGGTTG GGTCTGCGTCTGGACTGCCGTCTTGCTGTTCTTGCTGGCGGTGCTAGGCGCGTGCTCCATAATAAACCGGTTCACCCGCATCGCCGGCGAGCTGTTCGGGCTCCTCATCGCAATGCTCTTCATGCAGCAAGCTATCAAG GGGCTTGTTGACGAGTTCCGCATTCCTGAGAGGGAGAACATAAAAGCACTACAGTTTGTTCCATCATGGAGGTTTGCCAACGGAATGTTCGCTATCGTGTTGTCATTTGGCCTTTTGCTCACCGCGCTGCGGAGCAGGAAAGCGCGATCCTGGCGCTATGGGGCAG GTTGGCTGCGTGGCTTCATCGCTGACTACGGCGTTCCACTGATGGTGCTGGTGTGGACTGGAGTTTCCTACATACCACATGACAGTGTGCCGAAAGGAATCCCGCGGCGCCTCTTCAGTCCTAATCCATGGTCCCCTGGTGCATATGACAATTGGACAGTCATCCAG GATATGCCCAATGTGCCACTCATGTACATCATTGGTGCCTTCATGCCTGCAACAATGATTGCTGTCCTGTACTACTTTGATCACAGCGTAGCGTCCCAGCTTGCCCAGCAGGCAGAGTTCAACTTGAGGAAACCTCCATCTTTCCACTATGATTTGCTTCTCCTAGGCTTCCTG ACATTGCTATGTGGCCTAATTGGTATCCCTCCATCCAATGGCGTCATTCCACAGTCGCCGATGCATACAAAGAGCTTGGCTACTCTAAAGCATCAG ATACTCCGTAACCGACTAGTGGCCACGGCACGGCAAAGCATGCGCCAGAACGCTAGCTTGAGCCAACTGTACAACAGCATGCAGGACGCTTATCATCAGATTCAGACACCGCTGATCCACCAGCAACAGTCCGTCAAA GGCTTAAACGAGCTTAAGGACTCCACTGTCCAGTTAGCATCAAGCATGGGTAACTTCGATGCACCGGTTGACGAGACAATCTTTGACATAGAGAAAGAGATTGATGATCTGCTGCCTATGGAGGTCAAGGAGCAAAGGTTGAGCAACTTTCTACAGGCTGTGATGGTTGGGGGCTGTATTGCCGCTATGCCGCTGCTTAAGAAGATCCCCACGGCTGTCCTCTGGGGCTATTTTGCCTTCATGGCAATTGAGAGCTTGCCAGGTAACCAGTTCTGGGAACGGATATTGCTGCTCTTCACTGCTCCCAGCAGAAGATACAA GGTGCTAGAAGAGTACCACACAACATTTGTCGAGACCGTGCCATTCAAGACGATAGccatgttcacacttttccagacAACATATCTGCTTGTTTGCTTTGGGATCACATGGATCCCGATAGCTGGGGTTCTTTTCCCCCTCATGATCATGCTCCTGGTTCCAGTCAGGCAGTATATCCTCCCAAAGCTCTTCAAAGGTGCACATCTCAATGACCTGGACGCAGCGGAGTATGAGGAATCACCGGCTATACCATTCAACCTTGCTGCG CAAGATATTGATGTTGCATTGGGACACACCCAGAGCGCAGAGATCCTTGATGACATGGTCACCAGAAGTCGCGGTGAGATCAAGCGCCTGAATAGTCCGAAGATCACCAGCTCAGGTGGCACTCCTGTCACAGAACTGAAAGGCATCCGCAGTCCTTGTATTTCTGAGAAGGCCTACAGCCCTCGCATCACCGAGCTGAGGCATGAACGCAGCCCTCTAGGGGGGCGAGACAGTCCACGGACGGGAGAGGCCCGACCATCCAAGCTCGGTGAAGGCTCAACACCAAAGTGA